The Triticum aestivum cultivar Chinese Spring chromosome 7B, IWGSC CS RefSeq v2.1, whole genome shotgun sequence genome window below encodes:
- the LOC123162251 gene encoding uncharacterized protein, with protein MAQYASLHLVDTLLLGLASPLNLGTGGHHRIAMAPAAARLLPAAMPTTPHHPLNWCRSAAARRPSPSMRLLRSNSRILVVASAQSNLSKAVQTTWRVGKEAVDAGSALVPGSVPRPIARIGVTFVAVSVALFLLKSVISTALFVLAMMGLIYFAFLAMNPKEGSRSVNEGDSPPSDDPAEEARRIMEKYK; from the exons ATGGCCCAGTATGCGTCGTTGCATCTGGTGGATACTCTCTTGCTTGGCCTGGCCTCTCCTCTGAATTTGGGGACGGGAGGTCACCACCGCATCGCCAtggctcccgccgccgcccgcctcctcccaGCCGCCATGCCTACTACCCCTCACCATCCCCTGAACTGGTGCAGGtcagccgccgcacgccgcccttCACCTAGCATGCGCCTTCTTCGCTCAAACTCGCGGATCCTGGTCGTCGCCTCCGCGCAGTCCAACCTCTCCAAag CTGTTCAAACAACATGGAGGGTCGGTAAGGAAGCCGTGGATGCTGGAAGTGCTCTTGTCCCA GGTTCAGTTCCACGCCCAATAGCTAGGATAGGCGTGACATTTGTTGCCGTGTCTGTCGCCCTTTTTCTGCTCAAGTCCGTCATTTCCACCGCATTGTTTGTACTG GCAATGATGGGACTTATATACTTCGCCTTCCTGGCGATGAATCCGAAAGAGGGTTCGAGGAGCGTGAATGAAGGAGACAGTCCTCCGTCGGACGACCCTGCCGAAGAAGCCCGGCGCATAATGGAGAAATACAAGTGA